A single region of the Oncorhynchus kisutch isolate 150728-3 linkage group LG30, Okis_V2, whole genome shotgun sequence genome encodes:
- the LOC109874514 gene encoding elongation factor 2, whose translation MVNFTVDQIRAIMDKKSNIRNMSVIAHVDHGKSTLTDSLVSKAGIIAGSRAGETRFTDTRKDEQERCITIKSTAISMYYELGENDMAFIKQSKDGLGFLINLIDSPGHVDFSSEVTAALRVTDGALVVVDCVSGVCVQTETVLRQAIAERIKPVLMMNKMDRALLELQLEPEDLFQTFQRIVENVNVIIATYGEDEAGPMGAIMIDPVIGTVGFGSGLHGWAFTLKQFAEMYVTKFSAGKDTQLGSAERCKKVEDMMKKLWGERFFDPATGKFSKSNLGPDGKKLPRTFSQLVLDPIFKVFDAIMNFKKDETAKLIEKLDIKLDSEDKEKEGKPLLKAVMRRWLPAGEALLQMITIHLPSPVTAQKYRCELLYEGPGDDEAAMGIKNCDPKAPLMMYISKMVPTTDKGRFYAFGRVFSGCVSTGLKVRIMGPNFTPGKKEDLYIKPIQRTILMMGRYVEPIEDVPCGNIVGLVGVDQYLIKTGTITTFEQAHNMRVMKFSVSPVVRVAVEAKNPADLPKLVEGLKRLAKSDPMVQCIIEESGEHIIAGAGELHLEICLKDLEEDHAGIPLKKSDPVVSYRETVSEESEVMCLSKSPNKHNRLYMRAKPFPDGLAEDIEKGDVSPRQELKIRARFLADKYEWDVSEARKIWCFGPDGTGPNLLMDVTKGVQYLNEIKDSVVAGFQWAVKEGVLCEENMRAVRFDIHDVTLHTDAIHRGGGQIIPTARRVLYACQLTAQPRLMEPVYLVEIQCPEQVVGGIYGVLNRKRGHVFEESQVMGTPMFIVKAYLPVNESFGFTADLRSNTGGQAFPQCVFDHWQILQGDPQDPTTKTAIVVAETRKRKGLKEGIPALDNYLDKL comes from the exons ATG GTGAACTTTACAGTGGACCAGATCCGTGCCATCATGGACAAGAAATCCAACATCCGTAACATGTCTGTGATCGCTCATGTGGACCATGGCAAGTCCACGCTGACCGACTCCCTGGTGTCTAAAGCCGGGATCATCGCGGGGTCTCGCGCCGGAGAGACACGCTTCACAGACACTCGCAAAGACGAGCAGGAGCGCTGTATTACCATCAAGTCCAC GGCCATCTCGATGTACTACGAGCTGGGGGAAAACGACATGGCTTTCATCAAGCAGTCCAAGGATGGGCTTGGCTTCCTCATCAACCTGATTGACTCACCGGGCCATGTGGACTTCTCCTCTGAGGTCACAGCCGCCCTTAGGGTCACCGACGGCGCACTGGTGGTGGTCGACTGCGTCTCAG gtgtgtgtgtgcagaccgAGACTGTGTTGAGGCAGGCCATTGCTGAGCGCATCAAGCCAGTGCTGATGATGAACAAGATGGACCGGGCCCTGCTGGAGCTGCAGCTGGAGCCTGAGGACCTGTTCCAGACCTTCCAGCGCATCGTGGAGAACGTCAACGTCATCATCGCCACCTACGGAGAGGATGAAGCAGGACCAATGGGTGCCATCATG ATTGACCCTGTGATTGGTACCGTGGGGTTTGGGTCCGGCCTCCACGGCTGGGCCTTCACTCTAAAGCAGTTTGCTGAGATGTACGTGACCAAGTTTTCTGCTGGCAAAGACACCCAGCTGGGATCAGCGGAGAGGTGTAAGAAGGTGGAGGACATGATGAAGAAGCTGTGGGGAGAGAG GTTTTTTGACCCAGCCACTGGGAAGTTCAGTAAGTCTAACCTTGGCCCTGACGGTAAGAAGCTGCCCCGTACCTTCTCTCAGCTGGTCCTGGACCCTATCTTCAAG gtATTTGATGCCATCATGAACTTCAAAAAGGACGAGACAGCCAAGCTGATAGAGAAGCTGGACATCAAGCTGGACTCCGAGGACAAGGAGAAGGAGGGCAAGCCACTGTTGAAGGCGGTGATGCGTCGCTGGCTCCCGGCTGGAGAAGCCCTGCTCCAGATGATCACCATCCACCTGCCCTCCCCTGTCACCGCCCAGAAGTACCGCTGTGAGCTGCTCTATGAGGGACCAGGAGATGACGAGGCCGCCATGG GTATCAAGAACTGCGACCCCAAGGCTCCCCTGATGATGTACATATCTAAGATGGTGCCCACCACAGATAAGGGTCGCTTCTATGCCTTTGGCCGTGTGTTCTCTGGCTGTGTGTCCACCGGCTTGAAGGTGCGCATCATGGGACCAAACTTCACCCCGGGGAAGAAAGAAGATCTCTATATCAAGCCCATCCagag GACCATTCTGATGATGGGGCGTTACGTGGAGCCCATTGAGGATGTACCATGTGGGAACATTGTTGGTCTGGTTGGAGTTGACCAGTATCTGATTAAGACTGGGACCATCACCACATTTGAACAG GCCCACAACATGCGTGTGATGAAGTTCAGCGTCAGCCCTGTGGTGAGGGTGGCTGTGGAGGCAAAGAACCCTGCTGACCTGCCCAAGCTGGTGGAGGGACTGAAGCGTCTGGCCAAGTCTGACCCCATGGTGCAGTGTATCATCGAGGAGTCTGGAGAGCACATCATCGCCGGGGCCGGAGAGCTTCATCTGGAGATCTGTCTCAAGGATCTGGAGGAGGACCACGCCGGCATTCCCCTGAag AAATCTGATCCAGTGGTGTCCTACAGGGAGACTGTGTCTGAGGAGTCTGAAGTGATGTGTCTGTCCAAGTCCCCTAACAAGCACAACCGTCTGTACATGCGGGCTAAACCCTTCCCCGACGGCCTGGCCGAGGACATCGAGAAGGGGGACGTCAGCCCCCGACAGGAGCTGAAAATCCGCGCCCGTTTCCTGGCTGACAAGTACGAGTGGGACGTGTCAGAGGCCCGTAAGATCTGGTGCTTCGGCCCCGACGGTACTGGACCCAACCTGCTGATGGACGTGACCAAGGGAGTCCAATACCTGAACGAGATCAAGGACAGCGTTGTGGCTGGCTTCCAGTGGGCTGTCAAGGAG GGTGTGTTGTGCGAGGAAAACATGCGTGCAGTCCGCTTCGACATCCACGACGTGACCTTGCACACAGACGCAATTCACCGCGGTGGTGGACAGATCATCCCCACGGCCCGCAGAGTGCTGTATGCCTGCCAGCTCACCGCCCAGCCACGACTCATGGAGCCGGTCTACCTAGTGGAGATCCAG TGCCCAGAGCAGGTAGTGGGTGGGATCTACGGCGTGCTTAACAGGAAGCGAGGCCATGTGTTCGAGGAGTCCCA